DNA from Gramella sp. MAR_2010_147:
AAGATGCTCAGGAGCTCTCTATGCAAACCTGCCTCGGAGCTGCTAGTTTGTTGATCGAATCGGGGAAACATCCTGAAGAAGAGATCGATAAGGTAACCACGCCAAGGGGTTGTACCATCGAAGGCCTGAATGAGATGGAGCATAACGGACTTAGTTCCTCGCTTATTAAAGGAATTCAGGCTTCTTTTAAAAAAATTAATAATATCTCAGACCAGTAATTATGGAATTATTTGATGTTTATCCGCTTTACGATATCACTCCGGTAAAAGGAGAAGGCTGCCATGTTTTTGATGAATCTGGTAAAAAATACCTGGATCTTTATGGCGGCCATGCGGTGATTTCTATTGGTCATGCGCATCCAAAATATGTTAAAGCTATTCAGGATCAGGTAGAAGAATTAGGATTTTATTCTAATTCGATAAAAAATCCTTTACAGCAGGAACTGGCCGATAAACTGGAAGAAGTTTCGGGAGTGAAAGATTATAGTCTTTTTCTATGTAGTTCGGGAGCAGAAGCCAATGAAAATGCCCTAAAGGTCGCTTCATTTCATACCGGGAAAGACACGGTGATCTATTTTGCAAATGCTTTTCACGGAAGAACTTCCGGAGTGGTTGCGATCACCGATAATGAAAATATTAGAGCTCCTTTTAACCTGGGGCATAAAGCGACAAAACTGACATTTAATGATACCGAATCTTTAAAAAGGGAGATTGAAAAAAGAGATGTAGCCGCGGTGATTTTTGAAGTGATTCAGGGAGTGGGCGGGCTTGATGAAGCAAATACAGAATTTTATAAAACTGCTGCTGAATTATGCAGGAAAAATAAGGTAATGCTCATCGCCGATGAGGTTCAGTCGGGTTATGGCAGAACGGGTGAATTCTTCGCTTTTCAGAAACATGGAATCAGACCGGATATTATTAGCATAGCGAAAGGGATGGGCAACGGATTTCCCATCGGCGGAATTTTGATTGATAATAAAATTCAGCCGAAATATGGGATGCTGGGAACCACTTTTGGCGGAAATCATTTGGCCTGTGCGGCAGGAATTTCAGTTTTAGAAGTCATCAAAGAAGAGAATTTGATGGAAAATGTTGCTGAAGTATCAGAATTTGTAAAAATCGAATGCGCTAAAATTCCAGAAATTAAAAATATAAAAGGAAGAGGTTTAATGATAGGCCTGGAATTCGGTTTTGAGATCGCCGCCCTTAGAAAAGAACTTTTGTTTGAACATCAGATTTTTACGGGCGCATCTTCGAATAAAAAATTATTACGAATCCTGCCGCCATTGAATATTAAGAAGGAACATTTTGAGAGTTTTTTCAATGCTTTGCAGAAGGCATTGAAAAATCAAACTAAAAATATTGAGGCGTCAAGCTGAACTTGATTCAGCTTCTCTACAGATCCTGAATCAAGTTCAGGATGACGAAAAAATAAAAGAAAAGGAATGTCTTTTCGAGCGAAGTGAGAAATCTAAGACTCCTCAGTCGCAAGCTTTTTCGGAATGACAAAAAATAAAATTAATGAAAAATTATACCAGTTTAGCAGATATAGACAACCTCGAAACCTTAATAAAGGAAGCAAGAAGTCTGAAATCTAATAATACAGCACCTAATCTTGGAAATGGTAAAATTTTGGGAATGCTTTTTTTTAATCCCAGTCTGCGTACAAGATTAAGTACAGAAAAAGCTGCAAGATTGCTTGGGATGGAGGTCATGGTGATGAATGCCGATAAAGATGGTTGGGCACTGGAATTTGAAGATGGCGCTATTATGGACTCCAATAAAGCTGAACATATAAAAGAAGCTGCGGCCGTGCTTTCCCAATACTGTGATATTATTGCCGTAAGGGCTTTCCCTGAATTAAAAAATAAAGAAAAAGATGAATCTGAACAGGTGCTGAACAGTTTTAAAAAATATGCTTCGGTTCCGGTTATTAATCTGGAAAGTGCTACGGGACATCCTTTACAGGCCTTGACCGATGCAATTACGATTCAGGAATTTAAAAATGCGAAAAAGAAACCCAAAGTGGTTCTAAGTTGGGCTCCACATCCAAAGGCTTTGCCACAATCGGTGCCAAACTCATTTGTGGAGATCATGCAAAAATTAGAAGTGGATCTAGTGATCACCAATCCCGAGGGTTATGATTTAAACCCGGAAATCAGAAAAGATACCAGGGTGGAGCATGATCAGGAAAAGGCTTTTGAGGATGCAGATTTCGTGTACGTGAAAAACTGGAGCAGTTACGAGAACTATGGACAGGTTTTAAATGTTGAAAAAAACTGGACGGTGAATAAGGAGAAATTAAAGCAAAGCAATAACGCGAAAGTGATGCATTGTCTTCCGGTTAGGCGAAATGTTGTGATTGCCGACGATATTCTGGATAGTGAAAATTCTATCGTGATCCAACAGGCAAACAACCGGACTTTTGCAGCACAGGCAGTGTTGAAGAGAATATTGGAGTGTTTGAAATAATTTTATAATAAGCTGTTATCCTGAACTTGATTCAGGATCTAATAAGTAGCTGAATTAAGTTCAGCTTGAAGATAATGTTGGTATTGTCATTTCGATGGCAGTGAGAAATCTCTTGATTTGAGATTCCTCGTTCAAAAACTCTCTCGGAATGAAAACTAAAACAATAAGTTGAAGATGAAACAAACCTTAAAAGTCATAAAAATAGGAGGAAAGCTGATCGAAAATAAAGCTTTACTAAATACATTTTTAGAAGATTTTATTCAATTGGAGGGATCTAAAATTCTGGTTCATGGTGGCGGAAATAAAGCCACTGAAGTGGCCGGAAAGCTGGGTTTTAAAACTAAAATGATCGATGGAAGAAGGATCACCGATAAAGATTCTATGGAAGTGATCACGATGGTTTATGGCGGACTTCTGAATAAAAATATCGTGGCAAAACTTCAGGCTAAAAAGCAAAATGCAATTGGTCTTTGCGGTGCAGACGGGAAAGTCTTGATTTCAAAAAGGCGGGAAGTAAAGGAGATCGATTATGGGTTTGTTGGGGATATTGAAAATGTCAATACAGATTTTATAAATTTACTTCTTAAGCAAAATATTGTACCTGTTTTTTCAGCAATATCGTGCACAGAGGATGGGGTTTTGTTAAATACAAACGGGGATTCGGTAGCTTCTGAAATTGCGATCGCCTTCAGTGATATGTATGAAACACTACTATTTTATTGCTCAGAGAAAAAAGGGGTTTTAACCGATGTTGAAAATGAAAATTCTGTGATCCCGGAGTTAAATTCTAAAAATTATGCAGAATTGGTGGAATCAAAAGTTATCACAGACGGAATGCTTCCAAAACTTCATAATTGTTTTGAAGCGATAGAAAGAGGAGTTTCAACAGTCAATCTTGGCGACGTCAGTTTATTGAAGAATAATGCCATCCATACTAAAATTATAAAATAATGCAGGTAAAAGAGCTCCAGCAACAAGCCATTGAATTACTAAAAAAACTAATTGAAACGCAGTCATTTTCGGGAGAAGAAGATCATACTGCAGATCATCTGGAAAAATGGTTTAGAGACTATGATATTCCCTGTAAACGTCACCTGGACAATGTCTGGGCGGTGAATAAAAATTTTGAGGAAACTAAGCCAACTTTATTGCTTAACTCCCATCATGATACCGTGAAACCGAATTCGGCTTATACCAGGGATCCTTTTAAGGCAGAAATCGAAGATGGTAAATTATTCGGTTTGGGGAGCAATGACGCGGGTGGATGCCTGGTTTCACTTCTGGCTACTTTTACCTATTTATTTTCAGAAGAAAACCTGACTCATAATATCCTTTTTGCCGGTACTGCAGAAGAGGAGATCAACGGGAAAAACGGGATTGCCGCATTGCTTCCGGAGATTCCGAAAATTGATGTAGCCATTGTGGGAGAACCCACTCTGATGAATCTGGCGGTTGCTGAAAAAGGCCTGGTAGTATTTGATGCGATAGTAAAAGGAACACCCTCACACGCTGCCCATCCCAATACCGATAATTCTATATATAAAACAGCCAAAGTGCTGGAGTGGTTTGAAAAATTTAAATTAGAGAAAGTCTCTGAAAACCTGGGAGAAGTGAAGGTGACGGTTACTCAGATCCAGGCTGGGAGTCAGCATAATGTAGTACCGGCAAAAGTTCACCTGGTGATCGATGTTCGGGTAAATGACAAATATAGCAATGAAGAGATTGAACAAATCCTGAAAGAAAAAGCTCCGGTAGATGAGATCCATGCTCGAAGCTTGCGATTAAATTCGTCTTCAATTCCTCTAGATCATGAACTGGTAAAAGCAGGAATTGATTTGGGAATGGATACCTATGGTTCACCAACCTTGTCAGATCAGACTATGTTAAGTTGTCCTTCTTTAAAATTAGGTCCCGGTGATTCTACCAGATCGCATTCGGCTAATGAATTTATTTATGTAGAAGAGGTTGAAGAAGGAATTGAGAAATATATAAAACTGCTTGGAAAAGCGCTTAAAGAAATGTCACACTGAGCCTGTCGAAGTGTGTCAAATTTTTTATGCACTTCGACAGGCTCAGTGCGGCAAATGATAATCGTCATCCTGAACTTGATTCAGGATCTCAAGAGAAGCTGATTCAAGTTCAGGATGAAGGAATTTATTTAAAGAAAGAATAAAACATTAATTGTCAATTCTAACGTAGTGAGAAATCTGAGATTCCTCAGTCGTGCACTTCTTCGGAATGAGAAAAGGTTTTGATAAAACATTAAAAAAGAAAACTATGAAACTCTGGGACAAAGGTATTTCAATAGATAAACAGATCGAAAAATTCACTGTTGGCAATGACCGGGAACTGGACATGCACCTGGCCAAATATGATATTCAGGCCTCAAAAGCTCATGCGAAAATGCTTGGTAGCGTCGGAATTCTAAAAGAGGATGAGGTGGAAGACCTGATTTCAGAGTTGGAAAAAATGAAAATTCAGCTTGAAAATGGTGAATTTAAGATTGAAGAGAATTTTGAGGATGTTCATTCCAAAATTGAATATGAACTCACCAAAAAACTTGGCGACACCGGGAAGAAAATTCATACTGCCCGTTCCAGAAACGACCAGGTTTTAGTAGCCCAGCAGTTATATTTTAAGGAAAATATTCAGGAGATATCAGGGAAAACCAAAGCTATTATTGATGTACTGTTAGGTCTGGCTGAAGAGCATAAAGGAAAACTGCTTCCTGGATACACCCATCTTCAGGTAGCCATGCCTTCTTCCTTTGGATTATGGTTTTCAGCTTACGCTGAATTACTGATCGATGATCTGTATTTACTTGATGCTGGCTTAAAGATCGTGGATCAAAATCCATTAGGTTCCGCAGCAGGATATGGTTCTTCCTTTCCTATAGATCGCGATTTTACTACTAAAGAATTAGGCTTTGCTACTCAGAAATTTAATGTAGTGGCTGCCCAGATGAGCAGAGGTAAATGTGAACGAACGGTGACTTCCAATATCGCTTCACTGGCGAATACACTTTCCAGGTTTGCGATGGATATTTGTTTGTATATGAGTCAGAATTTTGATTTTATCACCTTCCCCGATAAATTGACCACTGGTTCCAGCATTATGCCTCATAAAAAGAACCCGGATGTTTTTGAACTTATACGAGGTAAATGCAATAAGCTTCAGGCGATATCCAATGAAATGATCCTTATTACCAATAATTTACCCAGCGGTTATCACAGGGATTTTCAGCTTATTAAAGAGAATAGTATTTATGCGGTGGAAAATATGAAAGAGATTCTTGATGTTTTCACTCATTCAATTGCCCAGATTGAAGTGAAGGAAGTTGATTTAAAGGATGAAAAATATAAATACATGTTTACCGTAGATAGCATCAATGAACTGGTGATGAGCGGTAAATCTTTCAGGGATGCGTATAAAATCATTGGAGAACAGGTTCAGGATGGATCTTATCAAGCTACAGAGGGGATGTTGCATTCGCACTCTGGTAGTAAGGATAATCTTTCGTTAGATAAAATCAGGAAAAAAAAGGAAGGGATTAATTTGAAAATTTAAAAATCCTGATTGTCTTTCCAATCTCAAAGATTCGGGAGAGGACACTAATTGATCACGTAGCGATTCTTCATTTCGCTAATACGTGTTCAAAATAATAAGTTGTTTTCAAATGATTTCTAATAAAGTTACCTCCTGAAGATAACTATCTAACAGGAGGTAACTGTCTAAACAAACATGAACTAATCTTTATATAATGGTCATCTGCCCGAGGTTGAGATTTTCATTATTCACAATATGACCTTCGGTATCGCTGATGATACTTTCCAGAAAATCTCCAACTCGTTCGGTTGAATAATGGTTGTCTTTATTAATATCTATGGTGCAAACATTCAATTTAATACTCAAATCTACAGCCATTCTTACCGTTTCAGCTTCTTTTTTAAGTCCCAGATGATCTAGCATCATGGCTGCTGAAAGTACGGAAGCCAGGGGATTGGCAATTCCCTTCCCGGTAGCTTGTGGATACGATCCGTGGATTGGCTCAAACATAGCGTTCTTGGCTCCCACAGATGCAGATTCCAGCAAACCAATACTTCCACCAATGACGCTGGCTTCATCAGAAATGATATCGCCAAACATATTTTCGGTAAGAATTACGTCAAATTGTTTTGGGTTTAAGATCATTTGCATGGCAGCATTATCCACGAATAAATAATCAACTTTTACCCCAGGATAATTTTTAGCAATATCGGTCACCGTTTTTCTCCATAAACGTGAGGTTTCCAGCACGTTTGCCTTATCTATAAGAGTAAGTTTTTTTCTTCTATTTTCAGCAGCCTTAAATGCTAAATGGGTGATACGTGCGATCTCTTCAACCGAATAGGTACAGAGGTCTGAAGCAGTTTTTCCATCTTCAGAAGTGCTTTTTTCTCCAAAATAAATTCCACCTGTTAACTCGCGATAGATAAGCATATCTGCACCTTCGATATTTTCAGGTTTTAACGGGGACTTATGAATTAGGCTCTCGTAAGCCTTTACCGGTCTGATATTGGCAAAGAGGCCAAGTTCTTTTCTTAGCTTTAAAAGACCTTGTTCCGGCCTAACCTTTGCATTAGGATTATTATCATACTTTGGATCTCCAATTGCCCCAAATAGCACAGCGTCAGATTTTTTACAGAGCTCGAGTGTGGTTTC
Protein-coding regions in this window:
- a CDS encoding aminotransferase class III-fold pyridoxal phosphate-dependent enzyme — its product is MELFDVYPLYDITPVKGEGCHVFDESGKKYLDLYGGHAVISIGHAHPKYVKAIQDQVEELGFYSNSIKNPLQQELADKLEEVSGVKDYSLFLCSSGAEANENALKVASFHTGKDTVIYFANAFHGRTSGVVAITDNENIRAPFNLGHKATKLTFNDTESLKREIEKRDVAAVIFEVIQGVGGLDEANTEFYKTAAELCRKNKVMLIADEVQSGYGRTGEFFAFQKHGIRPDIISIAKGMGNGFPIGGILIDNKIQPKYGMLGTTFGGNHLACAAGISVLEVIKEENLMENVAEVSEFVKIECAKIPEIKNIKGRGLMIGLEFGFEIAALRKELLFEHQIFTGASSNKKLLRILPPLNIKKEHFESFFNALQKALKNQTKNIEASS
- a CDS encoding N-acetylornithine carbamoyltransferase; this encodes MKNYTSLADIDNLETLIKEARSLKSNNTAPNLGNGKILGMLFFNPSLRTRLSTEKAARLLGMEVMVMNADKDGWALEFEDGAIMDSNKAEHIKEAAAVLSQYCDIIAVRAFPELKNKEKDESEQVLNSFKKYASVPVINLESATGHPLQALTDAITIQEFKNAKKKPKVVLSWAPHPKALPQSVPNSFVEIMQKLEVDLVITNPEGYDLNPEIRKDTRVEHDQEKAFEDADFVYVKNWSSYENYGQVLNVEKNWTVNKEKLKQSNNAKVMHCLPVRRNVVIADDILDSENSIVIQQANNRTFAAQAVLKRILECLK
- the argB gene encoding acetylglutamate kinase; translation: MKQTLKVIKIGGKLIENKALLNTFLEDFIQLEGSKILVHGGGNKATEVAGKLGFKTKMIDGRRITDKDSMEVITMVYGGLLNKNIVAKLQAKKQNAIGLCGADGKVLISKRREVKEIDYGFVGDIENVNTDFINLLLKQNIVPVFSAISCTEDGVLLNTNGDSVASEIAIAFSDMYETLLFYCSEKKGVLTDVENENSVIPELNSKNYAELVESKVITDGMLPKLHNCFEAIERGVSTVNLGDVSLLKNNAIHTKIIK
- a CDS encoding M20 family metallo-hydrolase produces the protein MQVKELQQQAIELLKKLIETQSFSGEEDHTADHLEKWFRDYDIPCKRHLDNVWAVNKNFEETKPTLLLNSHHDTVKPNSAYTRDPFKAEIEDGKLFGLGSNDAGGCLVSLLATFTYLFSEENLTHNILFAGTAEEEINGKNGIAALLPEIPKIDVAIVGEPTLMNLAVAEKGLVVFDAIVKGTPSHAAHPNTDNSIYKTAKVLEWFEKFKLEKVSENLGEVKVTVTQIQAGSQHNVVPAKVHLVIDVRVNDKYSNEEIEQILKEKAPVDEIHARSLRLNSSSIPLDHELVKAGIDLGMDTYGSPTLSDQTMLSCPSLKLGPGDSTRSHSANEFIYVEEVEEGIEKYIKLLGKALKEMSH
- the argH gene encoding argininosuccinate lyase, whose product is MKLWDKGISIDKQIEKFTVGNDRELDMHLAKYDIQASKAHAKMLGSVGILKEDEVEDLISELEKMKIQLENGEFKIEENFEDVHSKIEYELTKKLGDTGKKIHTARSRNDQVLVAQQLYFKENIQEISGKTKAIIDVLLGLAEEHKGKLLPGYTHLQVAMPSSFGLWFSAYAELLIDDLYLLDAGLKIVDQNPLGSAAGYGSSFPIDRDFTTKELGFATQKFNVVAAQMSRGKCERTVTSNIASLANTLSRFAMDICLYMSQNFDFITFPDKLTTGSSIMPHKKNPDVFELIRGKCNKLQAISNEMILITNNLPSGYHRDFQLIKENSIYAVENMKEILDVFTHSIAQIEVKEVDLKDEKYKYMFTVDSINELVMSGKSFRDAYKIIGEQVQDGSYQATEGMLHSHSGSKDNLSLDKIRKKKEGINLKI
- the leuB gene encoding 3-isopropylmalate dehydrogenase encodes the protein MKFNIAVLPGDGIGPEITQQSVKVLKAVADRFDHEFNFEEAEVGAVAIDLLGDPLPETTLELCKKSDAVLFGAIGDPKYDNNPNAKVRPEQGLLKLRKELGLFANIRPVKAYESLIHKSPLKPENIEGADMLIYRELTGGIYFGEKSTSEDGKTASDLCTYSVEEIARITHLAFKAAENRRKKLTLIDKANVLETSRLWRKTVTDIAKNYPGVKVDYLFVDNAAMQMILNPKQFDVILTENMFGDIISDEASVIGGSIGLLESASVGAKNAMFEPIHGSYPQATGKGIANPLASVLSAAMMLDHLGLKKEAETVRMAVDLSIKLNVCTIDINKDNHYSTERVGDFLESIISDTEGHIVNNENLNLGQMTII